The Cetobacterium sp. ZOR0034 DNA segment TGCCGACTCTAGAAATAGAGTCGTGCTGAGCAGTGATTTTAAATTCTCACCAATATTCTGTAGAAATTGTGATTTGCCAGAGTGTGTTTACACTTGTATGAGTGGAGCTATGAGAAAAGACAGTGAAACTGGTTATGTTACTTATGATAAAAAGAAGTGTGCTAGCTGCTATATGTGTATTATGGCCTGCCCATATGGAACTTTAAAAGAGGATAAAGCTACTAAAAAAGAGATTATGAAATGTAATATGTGTACACATAATCCTGACGGGCCACAATGTGTGGCTAAATGTCCAATGGCTGCTATCACTCTTGAGGAGGTTTAAAAATGAGATATGTTATAATTGGTGCTTCGGCTGCTGGAATAAATGGAGCTGAAAACCTAAGAGCTTTAGATAAAAATGCAGAGATTATTTTAATCTCAAAAGATACAGAAGTTTACTCTAGATGTATTCTTCATCACTATATTGGAAATATGAGAGATGTTGAAGGAATAAACTTTGTCGATAAAGATTTCTTCCAAAAAAACAATATAAATTGGATGAAAGGTAGAGAGGTTATCTCTTTAGATGAAAAAAATAAGTCTATACAATTAGATAACGGTGAAGTTGTAACTTATGACAAAGTTTTGATTGCAACTGGTTCTAGACCATTCTTCCCTCCTCTTGAAAATATTCATGGAAAAACGAATGTTGTTGGTTTAAAATCTTTAGATGACTGTAATACAATTTTAGAACTTTCTAAAACTAGCAAAAACATAGTTGTTGTTGGAGCAGGGCTTATCGGTATGGATGCTGTTGTTGGATTGCTACATAATGAAAATGTAGATGCTAAAATTTCGCTAATTGAGATGGCAGATAGATTGCTTCCACTTCAACTGGATAAAGAAGCTTCTTTAGCTTATGAAGAAAAAATGATTGAACATGGAGTGGATCTACACTTCACTTCAAAAGTAACAGGTCTTGATGTAAATCCTGAAAATGACTCACTGATAAATGGATTATATTTTGAAACTACTAGAGAGGACAGAACTGATATCGAGCACATCCCAGCAGATTTAGTTATAGTTTGTGCTGGTGTTCGTCCTAATATTCAATTTTTAGAAAATACATCTATTGCCACTGATAGATTAGGATTACTTTTCAATCCAAAAGGTGAAACAAATGTAAAAGATGTATATGGAGCTGGGGATGTAAGTGGTAGAGGAACTATTTGGCCTGTGGCTGTAAAAGAGGGGATTGCTGCAACATCAAATATGGCTGGAGTTGAAAGAGATATGGATGATTTCTTCTACGCAAAATCAACTATGAACTTCTTTGATATTCCTACTCTATCTTTAGGGTGTCACAGTGCATTTGATAAAATTGAAGGATTGACTGTTGAAAGCATCAGAGAAAGAAATGGTGTTTATAAAAAAATTGCTCATAAAGATGGACATATATATGGAGCTATAATTCAAGGTGACTTAGCTTACACAGGTGTACTAGCACAACTTATAAGACTATACATCGATATATCAAAAATTAAAAAATCAGTATTCAACATTGATTACTCTGACTTCTTCAATATAGATGCAGAGTTACAATTTGAATACAGAGACTAAAAATTAATAAAAGGAGATGAAAATGATTAAAACAACACTTGATAGGCTTGAACGTTTTCCTGTAGGAGCTATCGCCACAACAGTTGGTGCATGTACTCTTGCAAACGCTTATCTACTACTAAACTTTACTCTTCTTAGAAGTATTTTTATGATTATTGGAATAGTAGTATTTATCTTAGCAACAATTAAAATATTTAGACACAAAGAGGCTTTTTTAGCAGAGTATAGCAATACAATTCCTGCTAGTTTATATGGAACATACTCTATGCTAGCAATGATCATAGGGGCATTTTTACTTCCATATAGCCCTTTCTTAGGAAAAAATCTATGGTTATTTGGAATTTTCTTCCACGCATTTGCTATCTGTATATTCACATATAGAAATGTAATTAAAAACTTCAAAATTGAAACTTTTGTACCTAGCTGGTTTGTTACTTATAATGGAATAATGGTTTCTGTTGTTGTTGGTGGAGCTATGAATGAACCTACTATTTTAAAATGGGTTACAATCTATGGTTTGATAGCTTTCTTCTCAATAATACCATTTATGATTAGAAGACTTATTACAAAACCGTTACCAGATATGGTTTATCACACAAAAGCTATTCTATTGGCACCGTCAAGTCTTTGTGCTATTAGCTATTTAAATGTTATGAAAGAACCAAATCTTAAAGTTGCTATTTTCCTTTATGGAATAGTTTTCATTACTCTGATCTCTATTCTATTAAGTATTCCAAAGTTCTTCAGTTTTAACTTCCATCCAGGATTTGCAGGAACTACCTTCCCAATGGCTGTTGGAACAGTTGCAACATTCAGAATGAGTGCTTACTTAGCGAGTATAAATCTTGTAGAATATTCAAATATACTTAGAAATATAGCTGGAATTCAACTTTATATCACTACCGGAATAATTTCATTCGTATTTTATAATTTCTTGAAAAAAGTTAAAGCCACTTCTAAATAAGAAGTGGTTTTTTTTCATACGCAAAATATTATATTTTTCTCTTTATCGAACATATAAAACTACAAAAAACCACTAGTCCACTTAAAGCAAAATAAAGTGTATTTTTTCTGAAAAAATTATATTGCTTTTTCCTAATTTTAATGATATATTTATGAGGCATTTCATTTAATTTTTATGTCAAGGGGAGGAATAGTGGGCATTAATTTTATGCTTTTAATTTTCATCGTATTTCAAATAGGAGTATTTTTAAAGTATTTACAAATAAAAAAGCAATTAACAAAAGATGATTTAACAAAGCTATATAGCAGAAAAACTTATAACGAGTTTTGTAAATCGAAAAACTCTAGTACAGGGGTTACATTTTTATTAAATCTTAATAATTTTAAAAAAGTAAATGATCTATACGGTCATGAAGAGGGAGATCTAGTTTTATCTCAAACAAGTATATTCTTAAAACAAATCTTTATAAAAGATGAGATTTTTAGAATTTCTGGAGACGAGTTCTACATATTTTCATATAATATCAAAAATCCTTCAGATAAAATAGAAAAACTAAGAGAGTTATTTTCTAACTCTTTTTTAATGAAAAAATATAATGTTTCATTTACTTTAGGTTATCATAAAAAATCTAGTTGTATCTCACTACATGAATCTTTAAAGTGCTCTGATATGGCTATCGCAGCAATCAAAAAAAACAGTGAAATTTGGTATAAAGAGGCAACAAGCAACTTTATTGAAAGAGCAAGAAGAAATGAAAAAATCAAGTCTCTTCTTGAAACTTCAATAAACAACGAGTTTTATGCTGTTTTTCAACCTAAATACAATCTTAGTGACAATACTTTAAGCGGTGCTGAAGCTCTAGCTCGTTGGGAAAATCATGAACTTAAGTTTATAAGTCCTGCAGAGTTTATTCCTTTAGCTGAAAAAATGGGAATTGTTTATAAAATTGATTATAAAATCGCTGAAGAAGCTATAAAAAAAGTTGCATCTCTTTTAGATAAAAAATCTATTAAAAATGATTTTAGACTGTCATTTAATATGTCATCTGAAACTTTTATGAGAGAGGATATGATTCCATATATTTTTGATCTTCTAAATTTTTATAAAGTTGATGGAAAAAATATAGAGATTGAAATAACAGAAACTATGATTTTAACTAATTCAAAAACTACAATTGAAAGATTGGAAAAATTAAAGGAAAAAGATATACTCATATCTATGGATGATTTCACAGCTGGATATTCTACGGTTGGACTTCTAGCGACACTTCCAGTAGATATAGTAAAGTTTGATAGATCACTAATTTTAGCTATGAACGAAGATGAACAAAAAGGAAAAGTTATATACAAAGGTTTAGTTAAAATTATGAAAAGTTTAGGTTTAAAAATTGTTGCAGAGGGTATAGAAAAACAAGAGGATTTAGAATTTCTTATTCAAAACTCTGTCGAATATGGTCAAGGCTTCCTTTTAGGAAAGCCTCAAAGAGACTTTCTAAATTAGAAAGTCTCTACAGCTACTCCAAAATGATCAGAGATTACATCTCTATTCTTTCCATTAAAAATAACTTCACTAGATTTTATTTTTAATTCATCTCTATTACTTAAAATAAAATCTATTCTTTTTGAGGCATTACATTTTCCTTCCCATCCAGCTATAGCTCCAGGAACTGTAACTCCATCATCATTTTTTAAAGCATAGGAGTATGTATCCCTAAGCCCTCTTTCCAAAAGATAATCATATCCCTCTCCTCTAACATTGGCATCATTATTAAAATCCCCCATAAGAAAATATCTATTTCCTCTTTCATTCGCAAATTTTAATAAATCATCAACTTGCTTTTCAAAAGAGTTATCAGAATCATTCCACCAACCAAGATGACAGCTATAGAAATCTACAATCTCTTCCCCTATACTTTGTGATATCATAGTAAATTTTCTACTTTTCCAAAAATTAGTATCTTTTGAAGTTCCAATAAAATCACTTATATGCTCTTCAATCTCTCCTTTAAATAGAATACCAGTCCCTTCATGAAAAACATCATAACCTATATGGTGATAATCCCAAACAAAGTTATAAATTACTCCTATTCTTTTCAACTCTTCACAAAGTATATATGCAAAATTACTTTCTCTCACATCACTATAGACAATTTTATCCGCTATAAGTTGATTCACCTCTTGTAACGCTATTATATCATACCCCTCTTGAACAATAACTTCGGCGAGGTATTTCATTTTTTCTATTTGATTTTCCTCCTGCCATGAGTGACAGTTCAAAGTAAGTAGTTTCATTTTATTTATCTCCCTAGTATATCTATTATTTTACATTTTAATATATCTGCTTTTGGTCCATATATAGCTTGAACTCCACAGTCTTTCACTATAAGACCTATCGAACCTGTTTTTTTCCAAAGGTTTTTATCTCCAACAACTTCTGAATTTTTGACTGTAACTCTAAGTCTAGTCATACACGCATCTACTTCAACTATATTTTCACTTCCACCTAAAAGTTCTATAATTTTAACAGGAATCATATCTGCTGATTCTGAAACCTCTTTCTTCTCTGTAACCGCTTCTTCATCATCAATATAGTTTCCTTTTCTTCCCGGTGTTGGTAAATCATATCTTTTAATAATAAAGTTGAATAAAGAGTAGTTCAAGAAGAAAAATCCTCCACAAGCTATAACAAAGTTTATCAAATCTCTATATAATCCTGCTTTTATCATCAGCGGTAAACGAGATAGTAACTCAAGAGATCCAAACGAGTGAACTCTTAAAGATATTATATCCACAAGAGCAAAAGCTACTCCTGTTAAAACTGCATATGCAACATACAATACTGGAGCTACGAACATAAACATAAATTCTATCGGTTCAGTTACTCCTGTTAAAAATACAGCTAACATAGATGATAAAAATATTGTTTTATACTGAGCTTTTTTATCACTATCTACATTATTTAACATCGCAAGTCCAATTCCTAACAGCGAAGCTGTTGAAAGAATCACTTGTCCAGCTTTAAATCTTGCAGGTACAACTGTTTCTAAAAGATTTTTATACCCTGCAATATCTCCTGCAGATTTCAGATTATTTAAATCAGTTATCCAAGCTAACCAGATTGGATCTTGCCCAGCCATTACACTTCCCGCTGCTGCTCCTGTTAAAACTGTATATGTTCCTCCAAGTTCTGTATAGTTCATAGGAATTGTTAACATATGATGTAATCCAAATGGCAGCAGTAATCTTTCCAAAGCTCCGTAGACAAATGGTGCAAGAACTGGTGCTGTATTTCTAGAAGTTGCTATCCATTCTCCAAAACTGTTCAATCCCCACTGAACGAATGGCCAAACAA contains these protein-coding regions:
- a CDS encoding 4Fe-4S dicluster domain-containing protein, whose protein sequence is MKRIKIDRSKCIGCLTCVSACLVSHDSADSRNRVVLSSDFKFSPIFCRNCDLPECVYTCMSGAMRKDSETGYVTYDKKKCASCYMCIMACPYGTLKEDKATKKEIMKCNMCTHNPDGPQCVAKCPMAAITLEEV
- a CDS encoding NAD(P)/FAD-dependent oxidoreductase, translating into MRYVIIGASAAGINGAENLRALDKNAEIILISKDTEVYSRCILHHYIGNMRDVEGINFVDKDFFQKNNINWMKGREVISLDEKNKSIQLDNGEVVTYDKVLIATGSRPFFPPLENIHGKTNVVGLKSLDDCNTILELSKTSKNIVVVGAGLIGMDAVVGLLHNENVDAKISLIEMADRLLPLQLDKEASLAYEEKMIEHGVDLHFTSKVTGLDVNPENDSLINGLYFETTREDRTDIEHIPADLVIVCAGVRPNIQFLENTSIATDRLGLLFNPKGETNVKDVYGAGDVSGRGTIWPVAVKEGIAATSNMAGVERDMDDFFYAKSTMNFFDIPTLSLGCHSAFDKIEGLTVESIRERNGVYKKIAHKDGHIYGAIIQGDLAYTGVLAQLIRLYIDISKIKKSVFNIDYSDFFNIDAELQFEYRD
- a CDS encoding TDT family transporter, with translation MIKTTLDRLERFPVGAIATTVGACTLANAYLLLNFTLLRSIFMIIGIVVFILATIKIFRHKEAFLAEYSNTIPASLYGTYSMLAMIIGAFLLPYSPFLGKNLWLFGIFFHAFAICIFTYRNVIKNFKIETFVPSWFVTYNGIMVSVVVGGAMNEPTILKWVTIYGLIAFFSIIPFMIRRLITKPLPDMVYHTKAILLAPSSLCAISYLNVMKEPNLKVAIFLYGIVFITLISILLSIPKFFSFNFHPGFAGTTFPMAVGTVATFRMSAYLASINLVEYSNILRNIAGIQLYITTGIISFVFYNFLKKVKATSK
- a CDS encoding bifunctional diguanylate cyclase/phosphodiesterase encodes the protein MGINFMLLIFIVFQIGVFLKYLQIKKQLTKDDLTKLYSRKTYNEFCKSKNSSTGVTFLLNLNNFKKVNDLYGHEEGDLVLSQTSIFLKQIFIKDEIFRISGDEFYIFSYNIKNPSDKIEKLRELFSNSFLMKKYNVSFTLGYHKKSSCISLHESLKCSDMAIAAIKKNSEIWYKEATSNFIERARRNEKIKSLLETSINNEFYAVFQPKYNLSDNTLSGAEALARWENHELKFISPAEFIPLAEKMGIVYKIDYKIAEEAIKKVASLLDKKSIKNDFRLSFNMSSETFMREDMIPYIFDLLNFYKVDGKNIEIEITETMILTNSKTTIERLEKLKEKDILISMDDFTAGYSTVGLLATLPVDIVKFDRSLILAMNEDEQKGKVIYKGLVKIMKSLGLKIVAEGIEKQEDLEFLIQNSVEYGQGFLLGKPQRDFLN
- a CDS encoding endonuclease/exonuclease/phosphatase family protein translates to MKLLTLNCHSWQEENQIEKMKYLAEVIVQEGYDIIALQEVNQLIADKIVYSDVRESNFAYILCEELKRIGVIYNFVWDYHHIGYDVFHEGTGILFKGEIEEHISDFIGTSKDTNFWKSRKFTMISQSIGEEIVDFYSCHLGWWNDSDNSFEKQVDDLLKFANERGNRYFLMGDFNNDANVRGEGYDYLLERGLRDTYSYALKNDDGVTVPGAIAGWEGKCNASKRIDFILSNRDELKIKSSEVIFNGKNRDVISDHFGVAVETF
- a CDS encoding PTS transporter subunit IIBC encodes the protein MKKNGLVSFDFWQKLGKALIVVIAVMPAAGLMVSIGKLLGSSGLDMLGRIIEDMGWGVIVNLNILFAAAIGGSWAKEKAGGAFAGVMAFILTNRITGAIFGINGAILSNPDAIVKSLTGQELLVKNYFTSVMGAPALNMGVFVGILSGFLGAVLFNKYQNFDKLPKSLAFFNGKRFVPFVVIFGSFVMATILSLVWPFVQWGLNSFGEWIATSRNTAPVLAPFVYGALERLLLPFGLHHMLTIPMNYTELGGTYTVLTGAAAGSVMAGQDPIWLAWITDLNNLKSAGDIAGYKNLLETVVPARFKAGQVILSTASLLGIGLAMLNNVDSDKKAQYKTIFLSSMLAVFLTGVTEPIEFMFMFVAPVLYVAYAVLTGVAFALVDIISLRVHSFGSLELLSRLPLMIKAGLYRDLINFVIACGGFFFLNYSLFNFIIKRYDLPTPGRKGNYIDDEEAVTEKKEVSESADMIPVKIIELLGGSENIVEVDACMTRLRVTVKNSEVVGDKNLWKKTGSIGLIVKDCGVQAIYGPKADILKCKIIDILGR